A region of Vanessa tameamea isolate UH-Manoa-2023 chromosome 21, ilVanTame1 primary haplotype, whole genome shotgun sequence DNA encodes the following proteins:
- the LOC113404622 gene encoding MOG interacting and ectopic P-granules protein 1 produces the protein MSISTATDERTEGDDDTSQGSHPKDDSSDSENENETQNQNGGSISPEVHEITSDDEDCVVTNDDDTSNSSTDSNESSDGSQQSNKDRDKDKDEQPLENGGEEESDIEEVTIEDPLNQSHGKTKPIIISDTKSLSDTPTKQTDSNDSEQSKEPTVVIIDTNSILSGKGTTTISNKTSSSIMDAQNLCQSIAARGTTITPISCKSSTNTRANQNNTSTPQPNILPSLTDDMFVVEAPSFIVPYVYEKPSVKPFREFVDKLGKELDEIKMNEELAKLEREKADKERKEKLRKERIERGEEVEDEIESDNDMKKKEDLAKEKKLEKKHRRRRNEEEDDSWDGESSSESEEDGVSDDDTVVIKDKDDGMEEVKDPINMIIKGIGGKSDSYFDCSLGQFFINIGINLVQEYVQSDLLKTQNRKLYKEKKSGRSTKATETAIASLTQNLAYSKKINAPYALQQKKCEFCSFKTESVLVMSHHLEAPHMKNNIYKCNTCPFEIRSPHDILYHIEAEHNIRGRLERAPAYQQCPNCHFEDNSKTKLARHLIACAKKFKPEFNLGPPLEWEPPAKIPKLSRARNNVVGPYQTNFNRSQVGMSPLGRPPLNMSNPVMPSMPVLGRPRGRPPLAGPARAPVSGVPIIRSGVMIMHNNPPSGTTISNYPIIQNSQGNHSATPKISITPLPRAPQPSSSNSTQNSKATFVICEICDGYIKDLEQLRNHMQWIHKVKIHPKMIYNRPPLNCQKCQFRFFTDQGLERHLLGSHGLVTSSMQEAANKGKDAGRCPVCGRVYQWKLLNHVSRDHNMTLKPAHLSYKCTVCTATFGMYKQFENHVYSAHSVVAKRVIDKNKSSAPQPKTSESDPLLKPLKISDEITIIPQPAKSTLTITAKGK, from the exons ATGTCGATATCTACGGCTACAG ATGAACGCACAGAAGGTGACGATGACACTTCACAAGGGAGTCATCCCAAAGATGATAGCAGTGATTCAGAAAATGAAAACGagactcaaaatcaaaatggtGGATCCATTAGTCCTGAAGTTCATGAAATTACAAGTGATGATGAAGATTGTGTAGTGACAAATGACGATGACACATCAAATTCAAGTACAGACAGTAATGAAAGTTCTGATGGTTCACAGCAAAGTAACAAAGATAGAGACAAAGATAAAGACGAACAACCATTAGAAAATGGTGGTGAAGAGGAATCTGACATTGAAGAAGTTACTATAGAGGATCCTTTAAATCAGTCTCATGGTAAAACAAAACCAATAATTATTAGTGATACTAAAAGTTTGTCCGATACACCAACAAAACAAACAGATTCAAATGACAGTGAACAAAGCAAGGAACCTACTGTTGTTATAATAgatacaaattcaattttatctgGAAAAGGGACAActacaatttcaaataaaactagTTCAAGTATAATGGATGCACAGAATTTATGTCAGAGTATTGCTGCACGTGGAACAACAATAACTCCGATTAGTTGTAAATCAAGCACCAATACACGAGCTAACCAAAACAATACATCTACTCCTCAGCCAAACATTTTGCCATCTTTGACAGATGATATGTTTGTTGTTGAAGCACCATCATTCATAGTTCCTTATGTATATGAAAAACCATCAGTAAAACCATTCAGAGAGTTTGTAGATAAATTAGGTAAGGAATTAGATGAAATCAAGATGAATGAAGAGCTAGCAAAGTTGGAAAGAGAAAAAGCAGATAaggaaagaaaagaaaaattaagaaaagaGAGGATTGAAAGAGGGGAAGAAGTTGAAGATGAGATTGAGAGTGATAATGATATGAAAAAGAAAGAAGATCTAGCAAAAGAGAAAAAGTTGGAGAAAAAACATCGAAGGCGTAGAAATGAAGAAGAAGATGATTCTTGGGATGGTGAATCCAGTAGTGAATCTGAAGAGGATGGTGTGAGTGATGATGATACAGTAGTTATTAAAGATAAGGATGATGGTATGGAGGAAGTGAAGGATCccattaatatgattataaaaggTATTGGTGGCAAATCTGACAGTTATTTTGACTGTTCATTGGGacagttctttattaatattggtaTTAATTTAGTACAAGAATATGTTCAAAGTGACTTATTGAAAACACAAAATCGTAAACTGTACAAGGAAAAGAAATCAGGCCGTAGCACTAAAGCTACTGAAACTGCAATAGCCTCCTTGACACAGAATTTAGCTTACAGCAAAAAAATTAATGCACCCTATGCCCTTCAACAGAAAAAGTGTGaattttgtagttttaaaacTGAATCTGTATTAGTAATGTCTCATCATTTAGAAGCACctcatatgaaaaataatatttataaatgtaatacatgTCCATTTGAAATTCGAAGTCCACATGATATACTCTACCACATTGAAGCTGAACACAATATAAGAGGAAGACTAGAAAGAGCGCCAGCATATCAGCAGTGTCCCAATTGTCATTTTGAAGATAATAGCAAAACAAAGCTGGCCCGTCATCTCATAGCCTGTGCCAAGAAGTTTAAACCTGAATTCAATCTTGGACCACCTCTCGAATGGGAGCCACCAGCAAAAATACCAAAGTTGTCTAGAGCCCGCAACAATGTTGTTGGTCCATATCAAACAAATTTCAATCGGTCACAAGTGGGAATGAGCCCACTTGGTCGACCACCATTGAATATGTCAAATCCTGTTATGCCAAGTATGCCAGTTTTAGGGCGACCTAGAGGGCGGCCTCCTTTAGCAGGCCCTGCAAGGGCCCCAGTCTCTGGTGTACCTATTATTCGCAGTGGTGTTATGATTATGCACAATAATCCTCCTAGTGGAACCACAATTTCTAATTACCCAATTATACAAAATAGTCAAGGAAATCATTCAGCTACACCTAAGATATCAATCACACCTCTACCTCGTGCACCTCAGCCTTCTTCATCTAATTCTACACAAAATTCTAAAGCTACATTTGTAATATGTGAGATATGTGATggttatattaaagatttagaACAGTTGCGGAATCACATGCAATGGATACACAAAGTAAAGATTCATCCTAAGATGATTTACAATAGACCTCCTCTAAATTGCCAAAAATGCCAGTTCAGGTTCTTCACTGACCAAGGTCTGGAAAGACATTTGTTAGGCTCTCACGGTCTAGTTACGAGCTCTATGCAAGAAGCAGCTAACAAAGGTAAGGATGCAGGTAGATGCCCAGTTTGTGGAAGAGTTTACCAATGGAAATTGCTCAATCATGTGTCTAGAGATCATAATATGACCTTAAAGCCAGCCCATCTCTCATATAAATGTACAGTGTGCACTGCTACATTTGGTATGTACAAACAATTTGAGAATCATGTTTATTCTGCCCATAGTGTTGTGGCTAAACgtgttattgataaaaataaatcttcagcCCCACAGCCTAAAACTTCAGAATCTGATCCCTTGCTCAAACCACTTAAAATAAGTGATGAGATTACAATAATACCTCAACCTGCTAAATCAACACTGACTATAACAGCAAAgggtaaataa
- the LOC113404612 gene encoding phenoloxidase 1-like, with product MANVVDSFALLFDRPNEPMVSLKGDRKALFQLTDQHLGDQYKSNGIEINNRFGEEATEVIPLKELRKIPEFKKARQLPTDSEFSILLPAHQEMADEVIDELLAVPENQLQDLLSMCVYARVNLNPQLFNYCYSLALMHRPDTRNVPIQNFAETFPSKFVDSQVFSQARETARVAARAADAPRIPIIIPRDYTATDLDIEHRLAYFREDIGINLHHWHWHLVYPFTSNQREIVAKDRRGELFFYMHQQVIARYNGERLANSLARVKKFSNFSEPIPEAYFPKLDSLTTSRGWPPRQANMRWYDLNRPVDGLVVTLADMNRWRRNIEEAISTGLIRLPNGSTQPLDIDTLGNIVEPSILSPNREYYGSLHNNGHSFAGYMHDPTNRYLESFNVIADEATNMRDPFFYRWHAFIDDLFQRFKESPNVRPYTRSELENPGVQISSVRVESATGETNTLSTYWMQSDVDLSRGLDFSDRGPVYVRFTHLNHRPFQYVIDVNNTGSARRSTVRIFMAPKFDERNLPWILSDQRKMFIEMDRFVVPLKAGKNTITRKSTQSILTIPFEQTFRDLSAQAGNARAPGLASFNFCGCGWPQHMLVPRGTLPGMPYDLFVMLSNYELDSVNNPDGSEMSCVEASSFCGLKDRLYPDRRSMGYPFDRPSSSAPSIQDFILPNMALVDVTIRLQNVTEQNPRNPKTQ from the exons ATGGCGAACGTCGTCGATAGCTTCGCGTTGTTATTCGACCGCCCAAACGAGCCCATGGTTTCTCTGAAAGGCGACAGAAAAGCTCTGTTCCAACTTACCGATCAGCATCTT ggAGATCAATACAAAAGTAATGGAATTGAGATCAACAACCGTTTTGGCGAGGAAGCAACTGAAGTTATACCTCTTAAAGAGTTGCGGAAAATACCAGAATTCAAAAAAGCGAGACAACTGCCGACAGATTCTGAATTCTCAATACTACTTCCAGCTCATCAAGAAATGGCTGATGAAGTAATTGATGAActtttag CTGTTCCTGAGAATCAACTTCAAGATTTACTGTCAATGTGTGTGTATGCAAGAGTCAATTTAAATCCTCAGCTATTCAACTACTGCTACTCATTGGCATTAATGCACAG ACCTGACACTAGGAATGTTCCAATTCAAAACTTTGCTGAAACCTTTCCTTCGAAATTCGTGGACTCCCAAGTATTCTCTCAAGCTCGAGAGACAGCTAGAGTAGCCGCACGGGCAGCAGATGCCCCC CGTATCCCGATTATAATCCCAAGAGATTATACCGCAACGGACTTGGATATCGAACATCGACTAGCCTATTTCCGGGAAGATATTGGCATTAATCTTCATCACTGGCATTGGCATCTAGTGTACCCATTTACCTCTAACCAACGAGAAATAGTCGCGAAGGACCGCCGCGGGGAATTGTTTTTCTATATGCATCAACAAGTTATTGCCAG GTATAATGGCGAACGTCTGGCCAACTCCTTGGCAAGAGTGAAAAAGTTCAGCAACTTCAGTGAACCTATACCTGAAGCTTACTTTCCTAAGCTGGACAGTCTGACGACATCTCGTGGCTGGCCGCCGCGACAGGCCAACATGCGTTGGTATGACCTAAACCGTCCCGTAGACGGACTCGTTGTGACCCTCGCGGATATGAATCGCTGGAGGAGAAACATTGAGGAAGCTATATCCACAGGACTTATTAGGCTG ccTAACGGATCAACTCAACCTTTGGATATCGACACGCTGGGCAACATTGTTGAGCCCAGCATCTTGTCCCCCAATAGGGAGTACTACGGTTCGCTTCACAATAACGGACATAGTTTCGCCGGATATATGCATGATCCTACGAACCGTTACCTT GAATCGTTCAACGTGATTGCAGATGAAGCTACTAATATGCGGGATCCATTTTTCTATCGTTGGCACGCGTTTATCGATGACCTCTTCCAGCGTTTCAAAGAGTCTCCTAACGTCAGACCATACACACGTTCTGag TTGGAGAACCCAGGGGTCCAGATATCATCAGTTCGCGTAGAAAGTGCGACCGGAGAGACGAACACCCTGAGCACATACTGGATGCAGAGCGACGTGGACCTGTCGCGTGGATTGGACTTCTCCGACCGCGGACCGGTCTACGTGCGCTTCACTCATCTCAACCACCGCCCCTTCCAATACGT AATCGACGTAAACAACACGGGAAGTGCTCGACGTTCTACAGTTCGTATATTCATGGCTCCGAAGTTTGACGAACGCAATTTACCGTGGATTCTTTCCGATCAACGCAAAATGTTCATTGAGATGGACAGATTCGTCGTGCCAC TAAAGGCCGGAAAGAACACAATCACCCGCAAATCAACGCAATCGATTTTGACAATTCCCTTCGAGCAGACGTTCCGCGACCTATCCGCTCAGGCGGGAAACGCGCGGGCTCCAGGCCTTGCCAGCTTCAACTTCTGCGGCTGCGGCTGGCCGCAGCACATGCTAGTGCCGCGCGGCACTTTGCCCGGCATGCCATATGACCTCTTCGTTATGCTATCTAATTATGAGTTGGACAGT gtgAACAACCCCGATGGATCCGAAATGAGCTGTGTGGAAGCATCCAGTTTCTGCGGATTGAAAGACCGGCTATATCCCGACAGACGCAGCATGGGTTACCCCTTCGATCGTCCTTCCAGTAGCGCCCCAAGCATCCAGGACTTCATCCTACCTAATATGGCTCTCGTCGATGTCACCATCCGTTTACAGAACGTCACCGAACAGAACCCGAGGAACCCAAAAACCCAATAG
- the LOC113404583 gene encoding 2-(3-amino-3-carboxypropyl)histidine synthase subunit 1: MDDLEVDPNVIVVRAKPEGQRKTFKPNIRAINKIPDELLNDPLLSRACETLPQNYNFEIHKTIWRIRSLNARRVALQLPEGLTMFATTLCDIIETFTEADTVIMGDVTYGACCIDDFTAVALGVDLLVHYGHSCLIPIDQTSDIKVLYIFVDIKIDPSHFIDTIKMNFPKRTHLAIVSTIQFVTTLHSVAKTLRSEEYIVTVPQCKPLSPGEILGCTAPKLNSDNIIYLGDGRFHLESIMIANPNIPAYKYDPYDKKFTSETYDHELMQENRINQVRIAEKAREFGLILGTLGRQGSTKVLGNLEKQIQNSGKKYVKILLSEIFPSKLALFSLGAFVQVACPRLSIDWGTAFPKPLLTPYEFSVSLGNSKWLKDDGTYPMDFYSNESLGPWTPNFKPILCSGTDKKCENCCEGKGKEKK, from the exons ATGGATGATTTAGAAGTTGATCCTAATGTTATTGTGGTACGTGCTAAGCCCGAGGGTcaaagaaaaacttttaaaccaaatattcgtgcaataaataaaattcctgATGAACTGTTGAATGATCCACTGTTAAGCCGGGCATGTGAAACATTACCTCAGAATTATAACTTCGAAATTCATAAGACAATATGGAGGATAAGATCTTTAAACGCGAGAAGAGTGGCTTTACAATTACCAGAag gctTAACAATGTTTGCCACAACTTTATGTGATATAATCGAGACATTCACTGAAGCAGATACTGTGATAATGGGAGATGTGACATATGGAGCTTGCTGTATAGATGATTTCACAGCAGTTGCGCTTGGTGTCGACCTCCTTGTACATTATGGTCACTCATGCCTTATACCAATAGATCAAACCAGTGATATAAAGGTGctgtatatatttgtagataTAAAAATAGACCCATCACACTTTATAGAcacaattaaaatgaattttcctAAACGGACACATCTAGCTATAGTTAGTACAATTCAATTTGTTACAACATTACATTCTGTAGCAAAAACCCTGCGTAGTGAAGAATATATTGTCACAGTGCCTCAATGTAAGCCTTTATCGCCTGGAGAAATCCTTGGTTGTACAGCTCCTAAGCTCAATTCAGATAACATCATTTATTTGGGGGATGGGAGATTCCATTTAGAATCTATAATGATAGCCAATCCAAATATTCCTGCTTACAAATATGATCCATATGATAAGAAATTTACATCTGAAACCTATGATCATGAACTAATGCAAGAAAATAGAATAAATCAAGTAAGAATTGCAGAAAAAGCTAGAGAATTTGGCCTTATTCTAGGTACATTAGGCAGGCAAGGAAGTACAAAAGTTTTAGGTAATCTCGAGAAACAAATTCAGAATTCTGGaaagaaatatgtaaaaatattattatcagagATCTTTCCTAGCAAGTTAGCACTATTTTCTCTGGGTGCATTTGTCCAAGTTGCATGTCCAAGGTTATCTATTGACTGGGGTACAGCATTTCCGAAGCCTCTACTTACACCATATGAGTTTTCTGTGTCACTTGGAAATAGTAAATGGTTGAAAGATGATGGGACATATCCTATGGATTTTTACTCAAATGAAAGCTTAGGACCATGGACTCCTAACTTTAAGCCTATTTTATGTTCCGGTACAGACAAAAAGTGTGAAAATTGTTGTGAAGGTAAAGGTAAAGAGAAAAAGTGA